Proteins co-encoded in one Ruegeria sp. YS9 genomic window:
- the ccmE gene encoding cytochrome c maturation protein CcmE has protein sequence MKTLKKRRRVQVILVAIVALVASTALIGYAMRDGINFFRSPSQVIAEPPKPTEVFRIGGLVEEGSIIRGQGETVHFVVTDGGESVKVSFTGVLPDLFSENQGMVGTGRYVNGVFEATEILAKHDETYMPKEVVDALKEQGVYKEAEES, from the coding sequence ATGAAAACGCTCAAGAAACGTCGCCGAGTACAGGTCATTCTGGTAGCTATCGTTGCCTTGGTGGCATCGACGGCGTTGATTGGCTATGCCATGCGCGACGGGATCAACTTTTTCCGCTCGCCAAGCCAGGTGATTGCCGAACCGCCCAAGCCGACCGAGGTCTTTCGGATTGGCGGCCTGGTCGAAGAAGGTTCGATCATCCGTGGGCAGGGCGAAACCGTACATTTTGTCGTCACCGACGGCGGCGAAAGCGTCAAGGTTTCTTTCACCGGGGTCCTGCCTGATCTGTTTTCGGAAAATCAGGGCATGGTCGGCACCGGGCGTTACGTGAACGGTGTGTTTGAAGCCACTGAAATTCTTGCCAAACATGATGAAACCTACATGCCGAAGGAAGTCGTGGACGCGTTGAAAGAGCAGGGCGTCTACAAAGAGGCTGAAGAAAGCTGA
- a CDS encoding holin-associated N-acetylmuramidase gives MQTVRQIAKEIVRREGGFVNDPDDPGGATKYGVTIHTMRRLGLDLTGDGLVDMADVRALTQREAVDIFVQHYFEKPRIALLPDILHAPVFDMYVNAGAQAVTILQRLLREMGFDVVADGVIGTQTAQACEDAARPDPNALRDAYGVARRNYYFRLADKRPASRKYARTRSGGKGGWIKRAEEFLSPRYRLTEIEFKERVAAWG, from the coding sequence ATGCAAACGGTTCGGCAGATTGCCAAGGAAATTGTGCGTCGGGAAGGCGGATTCGTGAATGACCCGGACGATCCGGGCGGGGCAACCAAATATGGTGTCACGATCCACACGATGCGCAGGCTTGGACTGGATCTAACCGGGGATGGGCTGGTTGACATGGCGGATGTCCGGGCGCTTACTCAGCGCGAGGCGGTCGATATTTTTGTTCAGCACTACTTTGAAAAGCCACGCATCGCGCTGTTGCCGGATATTCTGCACGCCCCTGTCTTTGACATGTACGTCAATGCCGGTGCGCAAGCAGTAACAATCCTGCAACGGCTTTTGCGTGAAATGGGGTTTGACGTCGTGGCAGATGGCGTGATCGGCACGCAAACGGCGCAGGCGTGCGAAGACGCGGCCCGACCAGATCCCAACGCGTTGCGCGATGCGTACGGCGTAGCGCGGCGGAACTATTATTTTCGGCTCGCCGACAAACGCCCGGCATCCAGAAAATACGCGCGCACCCGATCTGGTGGCAAAGGAGGCTGGATCAAACGGGCCGAAGAGTTTCTGTCGCCACGCTATCGTCTGACGGAAATTGAATTCAAGGAAAGGGTTGCGGCATGGGGTTGA
- a CDS encoding holin family protein translates to MGLISGVLALLFGGGRNAVRETVEIYRENAESRAERATALQSQAMMQFGGEFVVPQKGLFDRVMDGVNRLPRPALALGTLGLFVAAMVDPLWFAERMQGIALVPEPLWWLLGVIVSFYFGARHQSKMQDFQRDIGAAMQRLPTVMENIETVRAMRSDSPGVADPGPDANLIQNASIPDANPALTDWRKLRGL, encoded by the coding sequence ATGGGGTTGATCTCGGGGGTATTGGCTCTGCTGTTCGGGGGCGGTCGCAACGCTGTGCGTGAGACGGTTGAAATATACCGGGAAAACGCCGAGTCCCGTGCTGAGAGAGCAACAGCGTTGCAAAGCCAGGCAATGATGCAGTTCGGCGGAGAGTTCGTGGTTCCTCAAAAAGGCCTGTTCGACCGCGTCATGGATGGTGTGAACCGGTTGCCGCGCCCGGCATTGGCGCTTGGAACGCTGGGATTGTTTGTTGCCGCAATGGTGGATCCGCTGTGGTTCGCCGAACGCATGCAGGGCATTGCACTGGTGCCGGAACCTCTTTGGTGGTTGCTGGGCGTGATTGTGTCTTTCTATTTTGGCGCGCGCCATCAGAGCAAAATGCAGGATTTTCAGCGGGATATAGGCGCAGCCATGCAACGCCTGCCGACGGTAATGGAGAACATAGAAACGGTGCGGGCCATGCGCAGCGACAGCCCGGGCGTCGCCGACCCCGGCCCCGATGCCAACCTGATACAGAACGCCTCGATTCCTGACGCGAATCCAGCGTTGACCGATTGGCGCAAGCTTCGGGGGCTTTGA
- a CDS encoding heme lyase CcmF/NrfE family subunit gives MITELGHFALILAFFVAIVQSVVPLIGASKNWTGWMAFAEPAAIVQFLLTAFSFGALIWAFIMSDFSLRIVVENSHSAKPMLYKISGTWGNHEGSMLLWVLIVTLFGAMAAFFGGGLPPSLKARVLAVQSSIAVAFFAFILLTSNPFDRLAIAPFDGRDLNPLLQDPGLAFHPPFLYLGYVGLSMAFSFAIAALIEGRIDAAWGRWVRPWTLAAWVFLTIGIALGSWWAYYELGWGGFWFWDPVENASFMPWLLAAALLHSAIVVEKREALKSWTILLAIIAFGFSLIGTFIVRSGLLTSVHAFANDPERGVFILFILVVFIGGALTLFAARAQAMEAKGVFGMVSRESALIVNNVLLAVSCFVVFVGTMWPMVAEMMFDRKLSVGAPFFNAAFSPFMVLLGLILPIGAMLPWKRGRIGKTAWSLRYAFGLALAIALLVWAMQTGRSALGPVGLFLGAWITFGAIVDLWSRTGRNGSLKRLLRLPGADWGKAVAHTGLGVTIFAIAGLTAWEDEDIRVAQLNQPFEVGQFTLTLQDVRQVEGPNYFSTTADVLIEKNGRPIGTLHPEKRDYPVARMPTTEAAIDYRFLGDLYVVIGDRQADGGWVMRTYIKPLANWIWGGCILMALGGVLSLCDRRFRVAAGARKTPVGGVPAE, from the coding sequence ATGATTACAGAGCTTGGCCACTTCGCCCTTATCCTTGCCTTTTTCGTCGCCATCGTGCAAAGCGTGGTGCCTCTGATCGGTGCGTCAAAAAACTGGACCGGCTGGATGGCTTTTGCCGAGCCTGCTGCCATCGTCCAGTTCCTGCTGACTGCTTTTTCCTTCGGTGCGCTGATCTGGGCTTTCATAATGTCGGATTTTTCGCTGCGGATCGTGGTCGAAAACAGTCATTCAGCAAAGCCGATGCTTTACAAGATCAGCGGGACGTGGGGGAACCACGAGGGGTCGATGCTGCTATGGGTGCTGATTGTCACTCTGTTCGGAGCGATGGCAGCTTTCTTCGGGGGCGGGTTGCCCCCAAGCCTGAAGGCGCGTGTGCTGGCGGTACAATCATCCATCGCGGTCGCGTTTTTCGCATTCATTCTGCTGACTTCGAACCCGTTTGACCGGCTGGCAATTGCGCCGTTTGACGGGCGGGATCTGAACCCGCTGTTGCAGGATCCCGGTTTGGCCTTCCACCCGCCATTTCTGTATCTCGGCTATGTGGGGCTGAGCATGGCGTTCAGTTTTGCCATCGCCGCGCTGATCGAAGGGCGTATCGATGCGGCATGGGGCCGCTGGGTTCGCCCATGGACGCTGGCTGCCTGGGTGTTTTTGACCATCGGTATCGCGCTGGGGTCCTGGTGGGCGTATTATGAGCTGGGCTGGGGCGGTTTCTGGTTCTGGGACCCGGTTGAGAACGCTTCGTTCATGCCGTGGCTTCTGGCGGCAGCACTGCTGCATTCGGCAATCGTTGTCGAGAAGCGCGAGGCGCTGAAAAGCTGGACCATCCTGCTGGCAATCATTGCCTTCGGGTTTTCGCTGATCGGGACATTCATCGTTCGTTCGGGGTTGCTGACCTCGGTTCACGCCTTTGCCAATGACCCGGAACGCGGGGTGTTCATCCTGTTCATTCTGGTGGTTTTCATCGGTGGGGCGCTGACTTTGTTTGCCGCGCGGGCGCAGGCGATGGAGGCCAAGGGTGTCTTCGGCATGGTCAGCCGCGAAAGCGCGCTGATCGTAAACAACGTCCTGCTGGCGGTCAGCTGTTTCGTGGTCTTTGTCGGCACCATGTGGCCGATGGTGGCCGAGATGATGTTTGATCGCAAACTCTCGGTCGGGGCGCCGTTTTTCAACGCAGCATTCTCTCCTTTCATGGTTTTGTTGGGATTGATCCTTCCCATTGGGGCCATGTTGCCGTGGAAACGGGGACGGATTGGAAAAACGGCCTGGTCGCTGCGCTATGCCTTTGGTCTGGCCTTGGCGATTGCTTTGCTGGTTTGGGCGATGCAGACCGGCCGCAGCGCTTTGGGGCCGGTGGGTCTGTTCCTTGGGGCGTGGATTACGTTTGGCGCCATCGTTGATCTGTGGAGCCGTACGGGGCGCAACGGCAGCCTGAAACGCTTGCTCCGTCTGCCGGGGGCGGATTGGGGTAAAGCCGTCGCTCATACCGGGCTGGGAGTTACCATCTTTGCCATCGCAGGTCTGACTGCGTGGGAGGACGAGGATATTCGCGTCGCCCAACTCAACCAACCTTTCGAAGTCGGACAGTTCACGCTGACATTGCAAGACGTCCGTCAGGTTGAAGGGCCGAACTATTTCTCGACCACGGCGGATGTTCTGATTGAAAAGAATGGCCGCCCGATCGGGACATTGCATCCCGAAAAGCGGGATTACCCCGTTGCGCGGATGCCCACGACCGAAGCGGCGATCGATTATCGTTTCCTCGGGGACCTTTACGTCGTGATCGGCGATCGACAGGCAGATGGTGGCTGGGTGATGCGAACTTATATCAAGCCGCTGGCAA